Proteins co-encoded in one Gouania willdenowi chromosome 1, fGouWil2.1, whole genome shotgun sequence genomic window:
- the LOC114456572 gene encoding homeodomain-interacting protein kinase 3-like — translation MVGQALQSTSTQYTILEFIGEGCYGKVAKCLAHNSSKPVAVKILKQDYLQDVEGEVSALKTIGSMNEDDINVVKFYEHFQYLGYTCLVFELLDRDLFQLVGSMNFHNIRPIAKQLLVALQGLQSVRVMHGDLKPENVMLTNMEERPWRVKLIDFGMASSFSSVIPGMTLQPIGYRAPEISLGLPFSGSIDMWGLGCTLAFLYLQRNLFHSKMKCIVEMLGMPSRRQLHFGMYSKKFFCKERDELGKRWRLLTPDEYSSRNKVKVDEWPISHPHFSSLDDLLYISEVGDDEEMEDRKVFIHFLKQMLRLNGDKRISPADALQHPFITGSYEPGARQQRISNRGI, via the exons ATGGTAGGGCAGGCCCTTCAGAGCACGTCCACTCAATACACCATCCTTGAATTTATCGGAGAAGGTTGCTACGGAAAAGTGGCAAAGTGCCTTGCTCATAACAGCAGTAAACCAGTGGCGGTGAAAATCCTGAAGCAGGATTATCTGCAAGACGTCGAGGGCGAG GTATCTGCGTTGAAGACCATTGGCTCAATGAATGAAGACGACATCAATGTGGTTAAATTCTATGAGCACTTTCAGTACTTGGGATATACCTGCCTCGTGTTTGAGTTGTTGGACAGAGATTTGTTCCAGCTAGTCGGTTCAATGAATTTCCACAATATCCGCCCCATTGCAAAGCAG CTGTTGGTAGCGCTACAGGGACTCCAATCTGTGAGGGTCATGCATGGCGACCTCAAGCCAGAGAATGTCATGCTGACCAACATGGAGGAGCGTCCGTGGAGGGTCAAACTGATTGACTTTGGAATGGCTTCTTCATTCTCTTCTGTCATTCCCGGGATGACTCTTCAGCCCATTGGCTATAG GGCCCCAGAGATTAGTCTTGGCCTTCCGTTCTCAGGGTCCATCGACATGTGGGGGCTAGGCTGTACGCTGGCATTCCTCTACCTCCAGCGTAACCTTTTTCATTCCAAA ATGAAGTGTATAGTGGAGATGCTGGGCATGCCGTCACGACGTCAGCTCCACTTTGGCATGTACAGCAAGAAGTTTTTTTGTAAGGAGAGGGATGAATTAGGCAAAAGATGGAGGCTGCtg ACACCTGATGAATATTCATCTAGGAACAAAGTAAAAGTTGATGAGTGGCCCATTTCCCATCCTCATTTTTCATCGTTGGATGACCTGCTCTAT ATCTCTGAAGTAGGGGATGATGAAGAGATGGAAGACAGGAAGGTCTTCATCCACTTCCTAAAACAGATGCTACGTCTAAATGGAGATAAGCGCATCTCTCCTGCTGATGCTCTTCAACATCCCTTTATCACAGGGTCATATGAGCCAGGAGCCAGACAGCAGAGAATA TCAAATCGAGGCATATAG
- the LOC114466681 gene encoding zinc finger protein 501-like, whose protein sequence is MGPEAVDVKEEPAEEAVGENLMTPGSGSGSGSGSGSGSGSGSGSGSDSDTSSEVEDKSEVKTNKPLKRFPCPVCGKRFEKPSKLARHKPVHDKKPKLVHKCEHCDKTFTQLEKFTRHQNFHNRTNTHPCPDCGKVFDRPSKLERHQHIHLKKPKTPHQCSFCLKTFSKLNKLVRHERVHTGEKPFTCSVCGKGFAEAGHCRDHEKIHGEQQERPYSCDDCGKCFYKGSTLRRHYRSHTGEKPFKCALCESNFSRSEGLRRHMKSHTGERPHKCIVCGKGFYSRQDLKIHGLIHSGEKPHLCPVCGKGFSQLGNMREHEQNVHIRSEKYICNECGASFTRYKSMTQHQRVHTGEKPYLCLVCGRTFRWSHCLSRHRRTYTECRVPRDPSPDSSQLLEGNAESTSS, encoded by the exons ATGGGACCAGAAGCTGTAGATGTTAAAGAAGAGCCAGCAGAAGAAG CTGTGGGAGAAAACCTGATGACGCCAGGCTCAGGTTCAGGCTCGGGTTCCGGCTCGGGCTCAGGTTCGGGCTCTGGCTCTGGCTCAGGCTCGGATTCTGACACTTCTTCTGAAGTTGAGGACAAATCTGAAGTAAAAACCAACAAGCCCCTGAAGCGTTTTCCCTGTCCTGTCTGCGGCAAGCGTTTTGAGAAACCGTCCAAGCTGGCGCGGCATAAGCCAGTTCACGATAAGAAACCCAAGCTTGTTCACAAGTGTGAGCATTGTGATAAGACATTCACCCAACTGGAGAAGTTTACTCGACACCAGAACTTCCACAACAGAACCAACACACATCCCTGTCCCGACTGCGGAAAAGTCTTCGATAGACCTTCGAAGTTAGAAAGGCAtcaacacatacatttaaagaAACCCAAAACACCTCATCAGTGTTCCTTCTGTCTGAAGACGTTCAGTAAACTGAACAAACTTGTCCGTCATGAGCGAGTTCACACTGGAGAGAAGCCTTTCACCTGCTCGGTCTGCGGGAAAGGATTCGCAGAGGCTGGTCACTGCAGGGACCATGAAAAGATACACGGGGAGCAGCAGGAGAGACCCTACAGCTGTGATGACTGCGGAAAGTGTTTCTATAAAGGCTCGACGCTCCGCCGACACTACCGCTCGCACACGGGAGAGAAACCTTTCAAGTGTGCATTGTGCGAGAGCAACTTCTCCCGCTCAGAGGGTTTGAGGAGGCACATGAAAAGCCACACGGGGGAAAGGCCGCACAAATGCATCGTCTGTGGGAAGGGATTTTATTCTCGTCAGGATTTAAAAATCCACGGATTAATCCACTCGGGTGAGAAGCCTCATCTCTGCCCTGTGTGTGGTAAAGGCTTCTCCCAGCTGGGCAACATGAGAGAACATGaacaaaatgttcacattagatctgaaaaatacatttgtaatgAATGCGGTGCCAGCTTTACCCGCTACAAGTCAATGACACAACACCAGCGTGTGCACACGGGTGAAAAGCCCTACCTGTGTCTGGTCTGCGGGCGCACCTTCAGATGGAGCCATTGTCTTAGCAGACACCGACGGACATACACAGAGTGTCGGGTACCGAGGGACCCCTCCCCAGACTCCTCCCAACTATTAGAAGGCAATGCTGAGAGTACCAGTAGTTAG